A segment of the Nilaparvata lugens isolate BPH chromosome X, ASM1435652v1, whole genome shotgun sequence genome:
CATTTCCACTATGGATGTAGCAATGATCATCATATAACAACAATCACAGATAGTAATCAATTGTGGGAGGCTATTTTTGATCTGGCTGAGCGAAAATGTATTAGGAAAGGTTGAAGTTAGTGTCTTATTCACTCTTTCAGTTACAACATGTCTGTGGACAGGTTTGGACGTGTTTCACATGGTAAAAGTAATGAGATAGATGCTAAGGAATATTCAGAAAATCAGTTAAGTTAACATAAGAAAACAGTTCTAACTAGATCCAACTTTGATAAGGAAAAGGCGGATTTGATTACATCCAAAGAAAGTTTAAAGAAACAATTGGAAGAACttaaaaaaacagttttgacaatatcagatTTTAATAAGGAGAAGGCTGAACCAGTGTCATTTGATCATCTCAAATCAAGTTTGAAGATAATTACTGAAGAAGCAAAGACTAGTATTAATAATCTATTAACTTAAGATGAGTACCAAAAAGAAAAGGTTGGATTTGTTAGTTATGATAATCTTAAGACTGGAATTAAGCTATTAGAAGAGAGTATGATAGATTATGTATACAATAATGCCGAATTCAAGCAATATTTATGATGCAATGTACCGATATGCATATTATCTGATAGGAGAATGTGTAATGGCTTCAAGAATATTTGATTGGGCAGAGCTTGAAGGTCGCAGCTTCACATTAGCACATAGTGTGGAGGATTTTTTTCGAAGAATTAGAATGTCTAAACCAGAGATTCCATTCAATAAGGATGATTTTCTAACGCCAGAAGAACATCAATTAAAACATCAGTTTTGAGCAAAATGGTAGATTTGGATGTGGTGGGGGGGATTGAACCGATGAAAATGGGTGGAGATAAAAGGTTGATGACTTGAAGTGGGCAGAAGTAACAGGTCAATGACCCCTGCTGGTGGGAGCCACCAAGGGGTGGGGGCCCTTGGGGAAGGGGGGGTTGTTGGCCTTGGCACTGGTCCCCGGGTCTTGGGGGCAAGGCCACGCCCATATGCTGTTCCTGCAACTATTCACTACACACTCGTCAAACATTTTTAGAACATCAAACTTAACACAAACTAGTTTACagattctttttatatttttatgatgtatacgagaagaatcaataaattattattaatattattattattatattattattattattattattattattattattattattattattattattatcccgCAATTTGTTGAACTGTGAGGAACTCAGCGAAACTGTTCAACATTGATGGAAACACAGATATTAAAACAACTTTGGAAAACACACTACCATCAACCTATGAAGAAGTACAGAGGCATTGAGGGAATTGTAAAACAATAGATAGGCAGGAGAGGATCAGACCACGGCAGGGATATGGAAGTTTCCTTCCAGAGAAACCCATGAAATTTTGCACCAGAATCTGGTCAAAATTTGGGACTTGGAAGTCTTTACAATCCACTGGGAAAATGCTTTGATTCATCCTATTCATGAAAAAGGGGATAGAACAATAATCCCTTTAATTGAAATGGAGAAAATTCCCCATAATTACAGAGGAATCTTTCTCCTAGATTGTACCCATAAAATTCTTTCCAGCTTTATTTACAATCGTATCTATGATCAACTGGAGAAAGAACTTGGAGAATATCAGTGTGGATCTCGCCCATGGATAGGTTGCCCAGAACCACGAAactgataatatattgaatattataaacagaGACGAAAGCAGCTTGTGATATCTTATTAACTAAATTctttatgattttcaaaattataattaattctgtcgaatataattttttaatgtaGGCCTACGTTGTTGTTCATTTTGATAACGTCATTTGAACAAACTTTGAATCTTGTTATCCCACCGAGGCACTCTTGagtattctcaattattgactgTCAGGCAGATAAATATGAAGAATGTACCAATTGTATCCACGTACAAAAACAGGGATTGTATCGTAACCTGGGTAACACATTTACCTTTATACAGGTAGTTTCCaatcagaattaataaaaaaactaaGATGAAATAACAGCTTTATCCTAACTAACTCACATGCCTACATAAATTCTTTTCCTTTCCTCTTGTATTGCCGTTTGTTCTTTGCTCTTCTTTCTAAATCTGTAACGGTTTTATCAATTTACTTCTCTAAAACTTCTACTTAACAATCTAAAATATCACAGTATAATAGTATTCGTCCCACTCTCAAGTCTAAAGCTGCGTCCACatactcgtgcttccaacccgcaccgagcacgctcctcccccgtaccgcccacgtaccaccatcgcacagcaatcggtccgcctccgctctctactcgcaccgatcatgaacgttacggaagatgttagatcttctcgcgttccccggtcgaaccattgttgctcgccggtcgatcatcaatcgctctgctggagtgacgttcggtcttggagcggaacgaaagtctgtacgcacctttagacttgTGTCGCTGCAATTTAATAATGTATCGTGTAAGTtctattttgtataatattgttttgggCCATCGGTTGGTGGCTGTGTTTGTTATTAAATAATAGATAGTGGACATGCTTGCGATGTAGTCGTCGAGCGATGGCTCAGAATTTTGTATAACGGAATTACAAATTCACAGATTTTTTATTAAACTTACAAATTTTGTATAACCTAGCAATAATATTCTTGGTTGATAATGCAATATATTTTggtaaattgatttttatttctatagcCTGAAAACAGtttatgtatgtattattgtgtACTGTATATGACAATAAAGACTTATTGAATTGATCTACGCTTGAactcagcaatccaccgagattaaTTTTTAGTTTGGATTGGATCTCAGCTAACCAATTTCTAGACCCCGGTTATTCCCTGCGATTATTGTCGGTCGGCTACCATAAGCCGCCTATACTGTAAGACTACACTTGAGACGGTGGCTTAGGTCTGATCTTGTAGTGTGTCATTGGACCGATTAATGATTTTTAGACCGTCTGCCCGTCTACCAGCTTTGACCAAAGACCACAGACGGTCTTTGCTTCTCCCACCACTATTTTGGTCGTGTCTTGTAATGTGTAGAGCTGTCTTTAGATGGCAGACTGTTTCAAAATATCAGTAGCTTGTCGATCTTGGTTGAAAACTCAAATtgctgaaaaatgaaaaaagagaaaatgtgatttcagattcgggttcagcgccctcaaattaataaaacgcTTTGcgagtactcaaaaataatcggAATTGAGGAATTTTTTCGATTGCGTATAATAATCATAAGATCACCATAAGGTTAGCAGTATTCTTGTTCCACTACAAGTACATAAAGTTTTGTGACACTATCAATATATATTTGTACATGCTTTAATAAatgaagatttttcaatttaatccaATTCAATATAAGTAATCAATATTATGCCTTCACAAGttatcattttttcatcaatttttatcattaatttcATATAAAATGTTCTAGCCAATTTAAATAGTGAACTGGAAtagtaatattcataattatattataataatagcaTATTGGTTCCTATTTTTCAAGACAAAGGTAACGTTCAGGATTGTAACAGTTACAAGGGTATAAAGCTGATGTCTAACTCAATGAAGGCTTAGGAAAGAGTGATTGAGAGAAGACTAAGACATGAGACGGTGATTAGTAAGGAACAGTTCGGCTTTATGCCTGGAAGAGGAACCACAGATGCGATATTTGCGCTTAGGCAGCTGGTGGAGAAGGCAAGAGAGACACGATTTGAGCTGCACTTGGCTTTTGTGGACTTGGAGAGGGCCTATGATAGGGAATCCAGGCAGGAGCTGTGGCGAAGTATGAGGGGAAGGTTTGTGCCGGAAAAGTATATTCTTCTGGTAGGGGATATGAACAGAGGAGCCATCACACAAGTGAGGACCAGTGTGGGAAGAACTCATGAGTTCCAAGTGCGATTCAGTCTGCACCAAGGTTCCGCACTCAGTCCATACTTGTTTGAGCTAATTATTGATGTCATAGGATCTGAGACTAAGAGGCCAGCGCCATGGTGCATGCTGTTTGCGGAGGACATTGTGCTCTGTTAAGTGACAAGAAACGAGTTGTAAGGAAGATTGGAAACTGGAGAAAAGCTCTTGAAGAAAGAGGCATGAGAATTAGCCGGACAAAGACAGAGTACATGGCATTGGGGAACGATGACGAACTGATTGTGGAACTGGATGGAAGCCAACTTAAATCATCTGTGAGCTTCAAGTACCTGGGTTCAAGTTTGCAAAGGGACGGTGGGCTGGATGCAGAAATACAGCATAGACTGAATTGCGGATGGTTCAACTGGAGAAGAATGAGTGGTGTGATCTGTGATAAGAGAGTGAACTGTAAGATGAAGGGTAAGGTGTACAGATCGGTAGTGAGACCATCTACGTTGTTTGGAACGAACACCTGGCTTGTTTCAAAGAGGCAAGAGAAGAAAATGGAAGTGGCTGAGAGGAGAATGCTAAGATGGATGTGTGGGGTCACAAGAATAGATAGAATTCGTAATGAGGAGATTAGAGGTACAGTTGGGGTGGTACCATTGGGTCGGCGAATGCAGGAGGCcaggatgaggtggtttggaCATGTACAGAGACGTAAGGAGGACTATGTGGAACGGAGGATGCTGGATTTGGATCTTGGAGGCAGGAGAGGGCGGGGAAGGTGCTGAAAGTGCAGCAAGAGACGGCTGGTCTAAGGTCTGGTCTTGGAGT
Coding sequences within it:
- the LOC111056513 gene encoding uncharacterized protein LOC111056513, with amino-acid sequence MALGNDDELIVELDGSQLKSSVSFKYLGSSLQRDGGLDAEIQHRLNCGWFNWRRMSGVICDKRVNCKMKGKVYRSVVRPSTLFGTNTWLVSKRQEKKMEVAERRMLRWMCGVTRIDRIRNEEIRGTVGVVPLGRRMQEARMRWFGHVQRRKEDYVERRMLDLDLGGRRGRGRC